The Vibrio quintilis DNA window CTGAATGGATGATTCTTACTGTCTTGCCTGTGTTGCCGCCTGATCTTCGTCCTCTGGTTCCTCTGGATGGTGGTCGTTTTGCGACATCAGATTTGAACGATTTATACCGTCGTGTAATTAACCGTAACAACCGTTTAAAGCGTTTGTTAGAGCTGGCTGCTCCGGATATTATCGTACGAAACGAGAAGCGGATGCTTCAGGAATCTGTTGATGCATTATTAGATAATGGTCGCCGTGGCCGTGCAATTACGGGCTCGAATAAACGTCCTCTTAAGTCTCTTGCAGATATGATCAAGGGTAAACAGGGTCGTTTCCGTCAAAACCTTCTTGGTAAGCGTGTTGACTACTCCGGACGTTCTGTAATTACTGTAGGTCCTTATCTTCGTTTGCATCAATGTGGTTTGCCGAAGAAGATGGCACTGGAACTGTTTAAGCCATTTATCTACAGTAAACTCGAAACCCGTGGTTTGGCGACAACGATCAAAGCCGCTAAGAAAATGGTTGAGCGTGAAGAGCCGGTTGTATGGGATATTCTGGATGAAGTCATTCGTGAGCATCCGGTCCTTCTGAACCGTGCACCAACGCTTCACCGTTTGGGTATCCAGGCTTTTGAACCTGTTCTGATCGAAGGTAAAGCAATTCAGCTTCACCCATTGGTGTGTGCGGCGTATAACGCTGACTTCGATGGCGACCAAATGGCTGTCCACGTGCCGCTGACGCTTGAAGCCCAGCTTGAAGCACGTACGTTGATGATGTCAACGAACAATATTCTTTCTCCTGCATCCGGTGATCCTATCATCGTTCCTTCTCAGGACGTGGTCTTGGGTCTGTACTACATGACCCGTGAAATGATCAATGCGCCGGGTGAAGGTATGTATCTTTCCGGCCCGGCTGAAGCAGAAAAAGCGTACCGCACGAAAACTGCTGCACTACATGCCCGGGTGACAGTCCGTATCACAGAAACTGTGAAGGACGAAGATGGTAACTTCACAACGGAAACAAAGCTGGTCGAAACGACGGTAGGTCGTGCGATGTTATGGCAGATCGTACCGAAAGGTCTTCCGTTTAGCATTGTGAACCAGAAGCTGGGTAAGAAACAGATTTCCAATCTGTTAAACGAGGCTTACCGTAAACTCGGACTGAAAGATACAGTTATTTTTGCTGACCAGATCATGTATACAGGTTTTGCTTATGCAGCATTGTCTGGTGTTTCTGTTGGTATCGACGATATGGTCGTGCCGCCAGCGAAATACACTGAAATATCAGAAGCAGAAGAAGAAGTTCGTGAAATTCAGGAACAGTTCCAGTCAGGTCTGGTGACTGCCGGTGAGCGTTACAACAAAGTGATCGATATCTGGGCATCAACCAATGACCGTGTTGCGAAAGCCATGATGGCGAACCTTTCTTCTGAAACTGTCATTAACCGTGAAGGTGAAGAAGAGCAGCAAGAGTCATTTAACAGTATCTATATGATGGCTGACTCCGGAGCCCGGGGTTCTGCAGCTCAGATTCGTCAGCTTGCGGGTATGCGTGGTCTGATGGCTCGTCCTGATGGTTCAATCATTGAAACACCAATCACGGCGAACTTTAAAGAAGGTCTGAACGTTCTTCAGTACTTTATTTCAACGCACGGTGCGCGGAAAGGTCTTGCGGATACGGCATTGAAAACTGCGAACTCCGGTTATCTGACGCGTCGTCTGGTTGATGTTGCCCAGGATGTGGTTGTCACAGAACATGACTGTGGTACTCACGAAGGTGTTCAGATGATGCCTCACATTGAAGGTGGGGATGTAAAAGTTGCATTGACCGAGCTGGCTCTTGGTCGGGTTGCAGCTGAAGATATTCTGAAACCGGGCACTGAAGAAGTTCTGATTCCGCGGAATACATTGATTGATGAGAAATGGTGTCAGATTATTGATGAAAATTCTGTCGATACAATGAAAGTTCGTTCTGTCGTAACCTGTGATTCAGACTTTGGTTGCTGTGCTCAGTGCTATGGACGTGATCTTGCCCGTGGTCATTTAGTGAACCAGGGTGAATCTGTTGGTGTTATTGCTGCTCAGTCAATCGGTGAGCCAGGAACACAGCTGACCATGCGTACATTCCACATTGGTGGTGCGGCGTCTACAGCTGCTGCTGAAAATAGCATCCAGACGAAGAACAAAGGTTCGCTTAAACTGAACAATGCTAAGTTTGTTAAGAACAAAGATGGCAAACTTGTCATTACTTCCCGTGCAACTGAATTGACAATTATCGATGAAATGGGCCGAACCAAAGAGAAACATAAACTTCCTTATGGTTCTCTGTTGAATAAGGCTGATAGCGATATTGTTGAGTCAGGTGAAATTGTGGCTAACTGGGAAGCGCACACCATGCCAATTATCACTGAAGTGGCAGGTCGTGTTCAGTTTGTTGACATGATTGATGGCGTGACAGTTTCCCGTCAGATGGATGATTTAACGGGTCTGTCTTCAAGTGAAGTGACTGAAGCTGCGGCTCGCCCTTCTGCTGGTAAAGATATGCGTCCAGCCGTGAAACTGGTCGACGCCAGTGGCAACGATATCATGATTCCAGGTACTGACATGCCAGCACAATATTTCCTTCCGGGTAAAGCGATTGTAAACCTTGAAGATGGTGCTGAAGTCGGTGTAGGTGATACGCTTGCCCGTATTCCTCAGAAATCTGGTGGTAACAGAGATATCACTGGTGGTCTGCCTCGGGTTGCCGACTTGTTCGAAGCTCGTAAACCGAAAGAACCAGCAATTCTGGCTGAATACTCAGGTACGGTTTCATTTGGTAAAGAAACGAAAGGAAAACGTCGTTTGGTGATCACCCGTGAAGGGAACGACACTTACGAGGAAATGATTCCTAAGCATCGCCAGTTGAACGTATTTGAAGGTGAAAAAGTTGAGCGCGGTGATGTGATTGCTGACGGTCCTGAGTCACCACATGATATTTTGCGTTTACGTGGTATTCATGCAGTTACTCAGTATATTGCAAATGAAGTACAGGAAGTTTACCGTCTGCAAGGGGTGAAAATTAACGATAAGCACATTGAAACGATTGTTCGTCAAATGCTGCGTAAGTGTACGATTACCTTTGCCGGAGACTCTGATTTCCTTGCTGGTGAACAGGTTGAATATTCACAGGTTAAGATCGCTAACCGTCAGCTTGAAGCTGAAGGGAAGGAACCTGCCCGCTATGAGCGTGAGCTTCTGGGTATTACCAAAGCTTCTCTGGCGACAGAGTCGTTCATCTCTGCGGCATCTTTCCAGGAAACAACCAGAGTTCTTACAGAAGCAGCTGTTTCAGGTAAGCGCGATGACCTTCGTGGATTGAAAGAGAACGTGATTGTTGGACGTTTGATCCCAGCTGGTACAGGCTTTGCTTACCATCAGGAGCGTCAGGCAAAACGTGAAGCTCAGAAAGAAGGCCCATCAGCAGAGCAGGCAACAGATAATCTCGCTGCTTTGTTGAATGCAGGTTTTTCATCTGATGAATAACGATTGTAACTGATAGATAAAAGGCGCCTTCCAGGCGCCTTTTTTATTGTCATCCCTAAACCACCGCCTTGGGCGGTGGTGATTGAACCTTGGGGCTATTGCCCGAAGAAATGCCCATGTTAGAAGTAAACCTCTTATTCACCACAAGTAAGAGGAAACAAAAAACATGGGCGACTATAGAAGTTCATCACATGTCTATTGGCGTTGTAAATACCATATAGTTTGGACGCCGAAATACAGATTCAAGATCCTGAAAGGTAACGTAGGTAAGGAGCTTTATCGCTCAATCTATATTTTATGCAATATGAAAGATTGCGAGGTCTTGGAACTAAATGTTCAGCAAGATCATGTTCATCTGGTTGTGATAGTTCCACCAAAAGTGTCTATCTCAACGTTGATGGGGATGTTGAAAGGACGTTCGGCAATCCGGTTGTTTAACAAATTCCCGCATATAAGAAAGAAGCTCTGGGGAAATCATTTTTGGGCAAGAGGTTACTTTGTCGATACGGTTGGCGTAAATGAAGAAATCATCAGACGTTACGTCAGACACCAAGATAAGAAAGATCAAGAATACGAGGCGCAGTTAGAGTTGAAGATGAACTAACAGCGCGAGAATGCTCCCTTTCAGGGGGCTGTAAACCAAAGCCGCCTTCTAAGAAGGCGGATTTTTACAGGTTGATATCTTCCCTGAAGAGGCTCTCTCATTGAGAGTGAAACTCAAGCGCCGGGAGGTATTGATAAACTATCAACAATTAATTGAATGAGTTGATCTTCAACTTCAAACCGTGCTTCAAGAACCTCTCCCAATTGAGATAGCTCAAGGTCGAAGTTTTCTAATTGATCCCCATCCTTCATATCCAGATATTTATCGGCAAAATTCAGCAGTGGATCTGTCGTTTCCACAATTGCTAAATAAGTTTGATTAATGTCGTTAGTCGCAGTAAAACCAGTCGATTCCCACTTTGCTTTTACAGTATCGTAGATTTTAAAGTGGCCAGTTGAGATATAGTCTACAAGCCTTCTGCAGAAGCTATGGATCTCATGAATTGTTGGTAATTCAGAAATAGAATTCCTGGTTGAATTGGGTTGCCTGGTGACTAGTTTGCAGTACTTCACCAACAAAGATTGACGCGTATCTAACCAGTGATCAATGACTTCACTGGAACCGCCCCACTGTTCCTGAGTTCTTTTAAATTTGTTTAACATGGCGATGCCCTCTGATCGAGTTCCCGTAGGGAGATCTTTCCGTGGCAATGATGTTTGTAAACATCAATTCAAGTATTTATACAAGAGCTTACGATCTGGTATGTAGGATAACTCTGGTATGAAACAAGATTGCCAGTAAAATGGAATAACTGCAATAAATGGGAGTGATCATGTTAAAGAAAAGTGATACAAGAAACGCTTATTGGTGTGTTGTTTCAGGAAGTGAACTCTGGACTGTCGAAGGCACGCTACCTTTCGGCTCCGGACAACAATTTGGTTTACCTGTTCAGGAAGCCATATTGATTGGTGAATATCAGAGTCACCCTGTTTATTGGCTCAATGAAGAAGATATCGAATCTTCATTTGAGATGACCTCTCTTCGTGAGCTTCTCCATCTGAATGAACCGTTATTTTTGCTGGCCAGTAAAGCTGTTCAGTATGGTCATATGACCCGAACACAGCGTTTTTGTTCTCAGTGCGGAGGCAGAAATTACTTCCATCACCGTGAATACGCAATGCAATGTCAGGAATGTAAAACGATTCATTACCCAAGAATTTTTCCCTGTATTATCGTTGCTGTGCGAAAAGATGGTGAAATTCTTCTGGCACAGCATCCAAGGCATAAAAATGGGCTGTACACCGTTATTGCCGGGTTTGTTGAAGTTGGTGAAACTCTGGAGCAGTGTGTCGGCCGTGAAGTTTATGAGGAAACCGGAATCAGAGTTAAGAATATCCGGTATTTTGGTAGTCAGCCATGGGCTTTCCCATCGAGCATGATGGTAGCTTTTCTGGCAGATTATGATTCCGGAAATGTTAAGCCGGATTATAGTGAGTTAAGTGATGCTGACTGGTTTACACCGGATAACATTCCTGACCTTCTTGCACCTCCCGGAACGATAGCAAGAGCGTTAATTGAGACGACTATAGATGATATCAGGCAGGCGAGAAGTGACTGAAATTCAGGCTCCTGACTGATATTCATGTTAAAATTCCGGCCTAATTCATAATAATCAGTCTGAAAATGGGAAATTGTTAGTATGAGTGAACTGAAGAATGATCGTTATATACGGGCATTGTTGAAACAGCCTGTTGATCGCACGCCGGTATGGATGATGCGTCAGGCTGGCAGATATTTGCCTGAATACAGACAACTCAGATCTCAGGCCGGAGACTTTATGTCTCTGTGTAAAAATCCTGAACTGGCCTCTGAAGTGACTTTGCAACCTTTACGCCGTTTTCCGCTTGATGCCGCTATTTTATTTTCGGATATATTAACGATTCCTGATGCTATGGGATTAGGGCTTTATTTTGAAACCGGAGAAGGTCCTAAGTTTGAGCGCCCGATCAAAAGTCAGTCTGATATTGATCGTATCGGCACATTGGATCCGGAATGCGAATTGAAATATGTGATGGATGCAGTGCGCAGAATCCGTAGTGATTTGGATGGTCTAGTCCCTTTGATTGGATTTTCAGGTAGTCCCTGGACCTTAGCCACTTATATGGTTGAAGGAGGAAGTTCTAAGGCATTTACCAAAATAAAGAAAATGATGTATGCAGAGCCGGCAATGCTTCATTCATTACTGGAAAAACTTGCCACGAGTGTAGTTGACTATCTGAATGCCCAGATTAAAGCCGGGGCTCAGTCTGTGATGATTTTTGATACATGGGGCGGCGTTTTAACTCCCCGTGACTATCAGCTCTTTTCTCTCCGGTACATGCATAAAATTGTTGATGGATTAATCAGGGAATATCAGGGACATCGCATTCCTGTAACACTGTTCACAAAGAATGGTGGTATGTGGCTGGAGAAAATAGCCGCAACAGGGTGTGATGCTGTAGGATTAGACTGGACAATAAATATAAACGATGCCAGAGCACGCGTTGGTGATAAGGTTGCTTTACAAGGCAATATGGATCCATCAATCCTTTATGCGACACCAGAACGGATTCAGGAAGAAGTGTCTCAAATCCTTGCTGACTATGGTCAGGGGACAGGGCATGTTTTTAATTTAGGTCACGGAATCCATTTAGATGTAGCTCCGGAGAATGCTGGTGTTTTTGTGAATTCAGTTCATGAGCTTTCCCGGGCTTATCACTGCTAAAGCAGGATGCGGTTCAGTATGGCAGAGTGAGCTTTGGGGACATGATAATATTCTCATCTCGCTGACTCACTCATATTTTAATCAGGCTTAAGACAGGTATTATACCCAAACAACCTGAAGGTGCAGGTTTCAGTGACAAACTCACCCGCTGGACGTGAGCTGAAAGGCATATTTCTGTGTCAAGAGAATTTGAAAGGTGGGTACATTCCTGCATTCTCTTTCCTTGAACTGTACCTTTTGGCTGCACGATGAATTGTGCATCTTGAGGTTGCTTGGGTATACAAATTTAGAACCGTGAAAACAAGAGAAAAAATCATATCCGCAGCGTTAGAGCTATTTAACGAACAGGGCGAGCGAACAATAACAACAAACCATATTGCTGCTCATATCCAAATTAGTCCCGGAAATTTATATTATTATTTCCGCAACAAGCAGGACATTGTCAGAGAAATATTCAAGCTTTATGCTTCAGAATTGCTGGAGCGGTTTTCTCCGCCAAACAGAGATAAAGAAAGTCTCTCTTTATTACGCCATTATCTTGATTCAATATTCACGTTAATGTGGAAATATCGTTTTTTTTATGCAAATTTGCCGGAAATTTTGCAGAAAGATGAACAGTTACATGAAGACTATATTCAGGTTCAGGATAAGCTTCGTCATAATCTGGTGCAGATTATCTGTGTGTTTGCTGATATGTCATTAATTAAAATTTCAGATGATGAAATGCAGTCATTTGTGACCACATTACATATGGTAACCTCCAGCTGGTTAAATTACAGATCGGCCATGTCGTTAAGAACTCAGATTACTGAAGAAGTGATTTTGCAGGGAATGTTACAAATGATCGCTGTGGTTAAGCCCAGAGCAACGGCACAAGGTTTGGAACAACTCACCTTACTGGAAGAAGGCGTGATTGCGATGCATCAATGATGGCCGGCTGTTTGCGGGGATCGAATCGTTATCAGTGAATTAGATATAACCTTTTATTCTTGTTGGTGAAAGTTGATCACTGCTAGTTTTAGCGTTTTATTGTACAGAGATAGTTTAAGCGAATGCATTTCGATATATTTAATGGCGATGCTGACGGAATTCTGTCTTTATTGCAGCTCCGTAAGGCACAGCCCCGGGATTCAGTTTTGGTTACCGGCGTGAAACGTGATATCCAGTTATTAGATACAGTTGAAGTATCTGATGGTGATACATTGACTGTTCTGGATATTTCGATGGAAAAGAATCAGGATGGGCTTCACAGGATACTGTCTCAGGCTGAGCATATTTTTTATGCTGACCACCATAAGAGCGGTCAGATTCCTGTTTCCGGTAAGCTTGATGCGCACATCGACTTAGATGCCAATATATGTACCGCATTGATTGTTGATCAACATCTTCAGGGTCAATATCATTCCTGGGCGATTACAGCAGCTTTTGGTGATAACCTGAGCGCTGTTGCTAAGCGATTGTCTTCTGAAGCGGGTTATTCGCTAAAAGAGGCTGAACAGCTGGAAGAATTAGGTATCCTACTGAATTACAATGGATACGGTCATCATACTGATGACTTGTTTTATCACCCGGCTGAACTCTATCGGTTACTGATGAATTATGTGTCTCCATTTGATGTAGTCGCAGATTCATCGTCTCCGTTTTATACGCTCAGAGAAGGCTATCAGTCAGACTTTCAGGCTGTCTCTGAGCTGATCCCGGTATATAGCAGCCAGTATTTAAGTGTGATTGAGCTTCCTGATGAAGTATTTTCCCGGAGAATCAGTGGTGTTTTCGGCAATTTTTTGGCGAATGAGAATCCTGAGCGGGCGCATGTGATTTTGACCCGTAATGAAGATGCTTCATTCAGAATATCTTTAAGAGCGCCGCTGAACAATAAACAGGGAGCCGGGGATATTTGTGGTTCTTTCCCTACCGGAGGCGGGAGAGCAGCGGCAGCGGGTGTGAATGTCTTGCCTGAGCCGGTGCTGGAGCAGTTTATTGCCCGGACAGAAGCTTATTACGCAGGGTAGCTTTTATCTTGCAAGCCAGTTTAGCGGGTTTTCAGCTTTGCTGTTACGGCGGATTTCAAAATACAAGGAGGGCCCCGGTTGTCCTCCGGTATCACCGGCAAGCGCAATTTTTTCTCCGGCAGAGACGCGTTCCCCTTCTTTTTTCAGTAACGTTTGGTTAAAGCCGTACAAAGTCATATCGCCCTTTCCATGGTCGACAAGGACAACCAGACCATATCCCCGTAAATAATCAGAAAAGACCACAGTACCGGAATAGACCGCTTTGACAGCCTGTCCGTAAGAAGCACTGATGACAATTCCTTTCCAGCGAACCTGACCCGTCTGGCGGGTTCTGAATTTGTGTAGTAGTTTACCTTTCAGCGGCCATGCAAGCCTGCCTTTCCGGCTGGACAAGCCTTTCATCGGGACAATATTGCGTTTTGTTGCTTTGGCCATTTCAGCTTTGAGTCTGGACTCATTTCGCTGGAGTTCAGCCAGATAATTTTTGTTACTGGATATATTGGTTTTAATTTTTCTTAACGTTGTCCGGCGCTTTGATTGCGTCTTTTGTAGTTCTTTATGTTTTGCTGTCTGCTTCGCTAGCAGAGATTTAATTTTATCCCGCTCCTTCTGGCCGCGCTTTTCATGATCGTAGAGTTGTTGCGTAGTCTGATTCAGTTGCTGAATGATATCGACCCGGGCTTTTGCCAGATGTTGGTAGTACTGTCTGATTCGATCATCATTCGGATCATCTTTAAACAGGTACTCAGCTGAGTTTTTTTTATGCAGCATATAGTAGGTATGTAAAAGTCGTCCGAGTTGCTTTTCCTGCTTTTGTTTTTTCTTTTCAATGAGATGAATTTTCTGTTCTGTTTTAGCCAGACTTTGATTTGAGTCACGCAGCAGTTTCTTTGTTGAAACGATCTGTTTTCCCAGAGAGGAGATACTTAATTCTTGCCGTTTTAATGTGCTTTGCAGTTTATCGAGTTGTTTCGATTGCTTGTTTAATGAACTTTGTTGCCGGGATATCTCCGTTTTAACTCCTTGAAGCTCCTGCTGAGGGGCGGACAGTCCAATCTGAGGAAATAAGGTAAACAGCACACAAAAAGCAGAAAAGAGTATGGCAGGTATGCTGGTAAAAAACCGGATGATGAAAGTCTGATTCATTTTTCTTATATATCTCTCAGAAGATGTATCACAGTATACAGAAAGCTACAGAATCAATGATATTGAAATTTAGAATTTTGTCATAGTTCTAAAAAACAGCCCCGTTTTATGACGGGGCTGCTGAAGATCGGGAACGAAGGTATCAGAATAATGGCTTGCCTGACATTTCTTCCGGTATTTCTGTCTCTGTTAACGCCAGCATTGTTGGTGCTAAGTCAGATAGTTTACCGCCGTCTTTCAGTTGAATGTCTTTGCTTCCAACATAGATAAGAGGAACTGGCAGATTTGTATGTGCTGTATGAGTTCCGCCTGTTGCCGGATCAACCATCATTTCTGCATTACCATGGTCTGCAGTAATCAATAGCTGACCATCAACTTCTTTAATGGCTTCAACCACACGCCCGATACAATGATCAACAGCTTCACAAGCTTTGACGGCAGCATCATAAACGCCTGTGTGGCCCACCATATCTCCATTTGGGTAGTTACAGATAATTGCGTCATACTTGCCCGATTTAATTGATGCAACGAGCTTATCTGTCAGTTCGCCGGAACTCATTTCTGGTTGTAAATCGTAAGTTGCAACTTTCGGTGAGGCAACGAGTTGACGTTCTTCACCTTCAAACTCATCTTCTACACCGCCGTTGAAGAAGAATGTGACGTGAGCA harbors:
- a CDS encoding acetyltransferase; this encodes MHFDIFNGDADGILSLLQLRKAQPRDSVLVTGVKRDIQLLDTVEVSDGDTLTVLDISMEKNQDGLHRILSQAEHIFYADHHKSGQIPVSGKLDAHIDLDANICTALIVDQHLQGQYHSWAITAAFGDNLSAVAKRLSSEAGYSLKEAEQLEELGILLNYNGYGHHTDDLFYHPAELYRLLMNYVSPFDVVADSSSPFYTLREGYQSDFQAVSELIPVYSSQYLSVIELPDEVFSRRISGVFGNFLANENPERAHVILTRNEDASFRISLRAPLNNKQGAGDICGSFPTGGGRAAAAGVNVLPEPVLEQFIARTEAYYAG
- a CDS encoding TetR/AcrR family transcriptional regulator is translated as MKTREKIISAALELFNEQGERTITTNHIAAHIQISPGNLYYYFRNKQDIVREIFKLYASELLERFSPPNRDKESLSLLRHYLDSIFTLMWKYRFFYANLPEILQKDEQLHEDYIQVQDKLRHNLVQIICVFADMSLIKISDDEMQSFVTTLHMVTSSWLNYRSAMSLRTQITEEVILQGMLQMIAVVKPRATAQGLEQLTLLEEGVIAMHQ
- the rpoC gene encoding DNA-directed RNA polymerase subunit beta', with translation MKDLLNFLKAQHKTEEFDAIKIGLSSPDMIRSWSYGEVKKPETINYRTFKPERDGLFCARIFGPVKDYECLCGKYKRLKHRGVICEKCGVEVTQTKVRRDRMGHIELASPVAHIWFLKSLPSRIGLLMDMPLRDIERVLYFEMYVVTEPGMTDLEKGQLLTEEEYLDRLEEWGDEFVAKMGAEAIKDLLASMDLNAETELMREELGSTNSETKRKKITKRLKLVEAFLASGNNPEWMILTVLPVLPPDLRPLVPLDGGRFATSDLNDLYRRVINRNNRLKRLLELAAPDIIVRNEKRMLQESVDALLDNGRRGRAITGSNKRPLKSLADMIKGKQGRFRQNLLGKRVDYSGRSVITVGPYLRLHQCGLPKKMALELFKPFIYSKLETRGLATTIKAAKKMVEREEPVVWDILDEVIREHPVLLNRAPTLHRLGIQAFEPVLIEGKAIQLHPLVCAAYNADFDGDQMAVHVPLTLEAQLEARTLMMSTNNILSPASGDPIIVPSQDVVLGLYYMTREMINAPGEGMYLSGPAEAEKAYRTKTAALHARVTVRITETVKDEDGNFTTETKLVETTVGRAMLWQIVPKGLPFSIVNQKLGKKQISNLLNEAYRKLGLKDTVIFADQIMYTGFAYAALSGVSVGIDDMVVPPAKYTEISEAEEEVREIQEQFQSGLVTAGERYNKVIDIWASTNDRVAKAMMANLSSETVINREGEEEQQESFNSIYMMADSGARGSAAQIRQLAGMRGLMARPDGSIIETPITANFKEGLNVLQYFISTHGARKGLADTALKTANSGYLTRRLVDVAQDVVVTEHDCGTHEGVQMMPHIEGGDVKVALTELALGRVAAEDILKPGTEEVLIPRNTLIDEKWCQIIDENSVDTMKVRSVVTCDSDFGCCAQCYGRDLARGHLVNQGESVGVIAAQSIGEPGTQLTMRTFHIGGAASTAAAENSIQTKNKGSLKLNNAKFVKNKDGKLVITSRATELTIIDEMGRTKEKHKLPYGSLLNKADSDIVESGEIVANWEAHTMPIITEVAGRVQFVDMIDGVTVSRQMDDLTGLSSSEVTEAAARPSAGKDMRPAVKLVDASGNDIMIPGTDMPAQYFLPGKAIVNLEDGAEVGVGDTLARIPQKSGGNRDITGGLPRVADLFEARKPKEPAILAEYSGTVSFGKETKGKRRLVITREGNDTYEEMIPKHRQLNVFEGEKVERGDVIADGPESPHDILRLRGIHAVTQYIANEVQEVYRLQGVKINDKHIETIVRQMLRKCTITFAGDSDFLAGEQVEYSQVKIANRQLEAEGKEPARYERELLGITKASLATESFISAASFQETTRVLTEAAVSGKRDDLRGLKENVIVGRLIPAGTGFAYHQERQAKREAQKEGPSAEQATDNLAALLNAGFSSDE
- a CDS encoding murein hydrolase activator EnvC family protein, with translation MNQTFIIRFFTSIPAILFSAFCVLFTLFPQIGLSAPQQELQGVKTEISRQQSSLNKQSKQLDKLQSTLKRQELSISSLGKQIVSTKKLLRDSNQSLAKTEQKIHLIEKKKQKQEKQLGRLLHTYYMLHKKNSAEYLFKDDPNDDRIRQYYQHLAKARVDIIQQLNQTTQQLYDHEKRGQKERDKIKSLLAKQTAKHKELQKTQSKRRTTLRKIKTNISSNKNYLAELQRNESRLKAEMAKATKRNIVPMKGLSSRKGRLAWPLKGKLLHKFRTRQTGQVRWKGIVISASYGQAVKAVYSGTVVFSDYLRGYGLVVLVDHGKGDMTLYGFNQTLLKKEGERVSAGEKIALAGDTGGQPGPSLYFEIRRNSKAENPLNWLAR
- the nudC gene encoding NAD(+) diphosphatase, translating into MLKKSDTRNAYWCVVSGSELWTVEGTLPFGSGQQFGLPVQEAILIGEYQSHPVYWLNEEDIESSFEMTSLRELLHLNEPLFLLASKAVQYGHMTRTQRFCSQCGGRNYFHHREYAMQCQECKTIHYPRIFPCIIVAVRKDGEILLAQHPRHKNGLYTVIAGFVEVGETLEQCVGREVYEETGIRVKNIRYFGSQPWAFPSSMMVAFLADYDSGNVKPDYSELSDADWFTPDNIPDLLAPPGTIARALIETTIDDIRQARSD
- the tnpA gene encoding IS200/IS605 family transposase encodes the protein MGDYRSSSHVYWRCKYHIVWTPKYRFKILKGNVGKELYRSIYILCNMKDCEVLELNVQQDHVHLVVIVPPKVSISTLMGMLKGRSAIRLFNKFPHIRKKLWGNHFWARGYFVDTVGVNEEIIRRYVRHQDKKDQEYEAQLELKMN
- the rsd gene encoding sigma D regulator; its protein translation is MAMLNKFKRTQEQWGGSSEVIDHWLDTRQSLLVKYCKLVTRQPNSTRNSISELPTIHEIHSFCRRLVDYISTGHFKIYDTVKAKWESTGFTATNDINQTYLAIVETTDPLLNFADKYLDMKDGDQLENFDLELSQLGEVLEARFEVEDQLIQLIVDSLSIPPGA
- the hemE gene encoding uroporphyrinogen decarboxylase — encoded protein: MSELKNDRYIRALLKQPVDRTPVWMMRQAGRYLPEYRQLRSQAGDFMSLCKNPELASEVTLQPLRRFPLDAAILFSDILTIPDAMGLGLYFETGEGPKFERPIKSQSDIDRIGTLDPECELKYVMDAVRRIRSDLDGLVPLIGFSGSPWTLATYMVEGGSSKAFTKIKKMMYAEPAMLHSLLEKLATSVVDYLNAQIKAGAQSVMIFDTWGGVLTPRDYQLFSLRYMHKIVDGLIREYQGHRIPVTLFTKNGGMWLEKIAATGCDAVGLDWTININDARARVGDKVALQGNMDPSILYATPERIQEEVSQILADYGQGTGHVFNLGHGIHLDVAPENAGVFVNSVHELSRAYHC